A part of Salvelinus sp. IW2-2015 linkage group LG16, ASM291031v2, whole genome shotgun sequence genomic DNA contains:
- the LOC111976133 gene encoding transcription factor JunD-like, with product MMKNDIHLNLVDATNLKPHLRDAESILNSPDLGLLKLASPELERLLIQSNGMVVTTPTSQFLYPKSVTDEQEFAEGFVKALEDLHKQNQLNGGTCAQTNSLDLSTNVAPVTVHMDLPVYTNLNSYGNGPLGTTVNYSTDTVPFPPPPSHHLGGTQQQQAHSRLQSLKDEPQTVPDLHSFGDSPPLSPINMDTQERIKAERKKLRNRIAASKCRKRKLERISRLEDKVNNLKTQNTDLASTASVLRDQVAQLKQNVLNHVNSGCQLLPHQVQVY from the coding sequence aTGATGAAGAATGACATTCATTTAAACCTTGTAGATGCCACTAATCTAAAGCCCCATCTCCGCGACGCCGAGAGCATTCTCAACTCCCCGGACCTTGGGCTGCTGAAACTGGCTTCCCCGGAGCTGGAGAGACTCCTCATTCAGTCCAACGGAATGGTCGTAACAACACCGACCTCTCAGTTCCTCTACCCCAAGTCAGTAACTGACGAACAGGAGTTTGCCGAGGGATTCGTCAAGGCTCTGGAGGACTTACACAAACAGAACCAGCTGAACGGGGGGACTTGCGCTCAAACGAACAGTCTCGACCTAAGTACCAACGTGGCTCCTGTCACTGTACACATGGACTTACCCGTCTATACGAACTTGAACAGTTATGGTAATGGACCTTTGGGCACCACTGTCAATTACTCCACAGACACTGTACCcttcccacctcctccctctcaccatTTAGGTGGCACACAGCAGCAACAAGCACATTCCCGGCTGCAATCCTTGAAGGATGAGCCGCAGACAGTCCCTGACTTGCACAGCTTCGGCGACAGTCCACCACTGTCGCCTATCAACATGGACACACAGGAGCGCATTAAAGCCGAGAGGAAAAAGCTGCGGAATAGAATTGCTGCGTCCAAGTGCCGAAAGAGGAAACTGGAGAGGATATCCAGACTCGAAGACAAAGTCAATAACCTAAAAACTCAAAACACTGACCTGGCCTCAACGGCAAGTGTACTCCGGGATCAAGTGGCTCAgctaaaacaaaatgttttgaatCATGTGAACAGCGGATGCCAATTGTTGCCACATCAAGTTCAAGTGTACTAA
- the LOC111975397 gene encoding ras-related protein Rab-3A, whose translation MASATATYGQKESSDQNFDYMFKILIIGNSSVGKTSFLFRYADDSFTPAFVSTVGIDFKVKTIYRNDKRIKLQIWDTAGQERYRTITTAYYRGAMGFILMYDITNEDSFNAVQDWSTQIKTYSWDNAQVLLVGNKCDMEDERVVAGDRGRQLSEHMGFEFFEASAKDNINVKQTFERLVDIICEKMSESLDAADPAVTGAKQGPQLTEQPAPPHQDCAC comes from the exons ATGGCTTCAGCTACAGCTACCTATGGACAGAAGGAGTCTTCAGACCAGAACTTTGACTACATGTTCAAGATCCTCATCATTGGAAACAGCAGCGTGGGCAAGACCAGCTTTCTGTTCCGCTACGCAGACGACTCTTTTACGCCAGCCTTCGTCAGCACGGTGGGCATTGACTTCAAGGTGAAGACCATCTACAGGAACGACAAGAGGATCAAGTTACAGATCTGG GATACGGCAGGGCAGGAGAGGTACAGGACTATCACCACCGCTTACTACCGCGGTGCCATGGGCTTCATCCTCATGTATGACATCACCAATGAGGATTCCTTTAATGCTGTGCAGGACTG GTCGACCCAGATTAAGACGTACTCGTGGGACAACGCCCAGGTCCTGCTAGTAGGCAACAAGTGTGACATGGAGGACGAGAGGGTGGTGGCAGGAGACAGGGGCAGGCAGCTTTCTGAACACATGG GGTTCGAGTTCTTTGAGGCCAGTGCCAAAGATAACATCAATGTGAAACAGACGTTCGAGCGGCTGGTGGACATAATCTGCGAAAAGATGTCTGAGAGCTTGGATGCCGCTGACCCGGCAGTTACAGGGGCTAAACAAGGGCCCCAGCTCACCGAGCAGCCCGCACCCCCCCACCAGGACTGTGCATGCTAA